Proteins from a genomic interval of Enterococcus faecium:
- the purB gene encoding adenylosuccinate lyase encodes MLERYTRPEMGNIWTEENKYRAWLEVEILADEAWAELGEIPQEDVKKIREHASFDIDRILEIEKLTRHDVVAFTRAVSETLGEERKWVHYGLTSTDVVDTAYGYLIKQANDILREDLKRFTEIIGEKAKEHKYTVMMGRTHGVHAEPTTFGLKLATWYSEMKRNIERFEHAAKGVEAGKISGAVGTFANIPPFIEEYVCKQLGIRPQEISTQVLPRDLHAEYFSAMALIATSIERFATEIRGLQKSETREVEEFFAKGQKGSSAMPHKRNPIGSENMAGLARVVRGHMVTAYENVTLWHERDISHSSAERIILPDTTILLNYMLNRFGNIVKNLTVFPENMKRNMSATFGLIYSQRVMLKLIDKGMTREEAYDLVQPKTAYAWDNQVQFRPLLEEDPTITSVLSKEEIDDAFDYHHHLKNVDVIFKRVGLE; translated from the coding sequence ATGTTAGAACGTTATACACGCCCTGAAATGGGGAATATCTGGACGGAAGAGAACAAATACCGTGCGTGGCTCGAAGTCGAGATTTTAGCAGATGAAGCTTGGGCAGAACTTGGTGAAATCCCGCAAGAAGATGTGAAAAAAATTCGTGAGCATGCATCATTTGATATCGATCGGATCTTGGAAATCGAAAAATTAACACGCCATGATGTCGTTGCGTTTACACGAGCGGTTTCTGAAACATTGGGAGAAGAAAGAAAATGGGTCCATTATGGTCTAACAAGTACGGATGTCGTAGATACTGCTTATGGCTATCTCATCAAGCAAGCAAATGATATTTTACGGGAAGACTTGAAACGTTTTACGGAAATCATTGGCGAAAAAGCAAAAGAACACAAATATACAGTGATGATGGGTCGGACACACGGTGTCCATGCTGAACCAACTACTTTTGGATTGAAACTTGCCACATGGTATTCAGAAATGAAACGGAACATCGAACGATTTGAACATGCGGCAAAAGGAGTAGAAGCAGGAAAAATCTCAGGAGCAGTGGGGACGTTCGCAAATATCCCGCCATTTATTGAAGAGTATGTATGTAAACAATTGGGGATCCGTCCACAAGAAATCTCTACTCAAGTTCTCCCTCGGGATCTACATGCTGAATATTTCTCAGCGATGGCGCTTATTGCTACAAGTATTGAACGTTTTGCAACAGAGATACGCGGATTGCAAAAATCCGAAACACGTGAAGTAGAAGAATTTTTTGCGAAAGGTCAAAAAGGTTCTTCTGCTATGCCGCACAAAAGGAATCCGATCGGTTCAGAAAATATGGCTGGTCTAGCCAGAGTGGTGCGCGGACACATGGTCACTGCCTATGAAAATGTCACATTATGGCATGAAAGAGATATTTCTCATTCTTCAGCAGAACGAATCATCTTGCCTGATACCACGATTTTATTGAATTACATGTTAAATCGTTTTGGCAATATCGTTAAAAATCTAACGGTCTTTCCTGAAAACATGAAGCGGAATATGTCTGCAACATTTGGTTTGATTTATAGCCAGCGCGTTATGCTGAAATTGATCGATAAGGGAATGACAAGAGAAGAAGCTTATGATCTTGTTCAGCCAAAAACTGCGTACGCTTGGGACAACCAAGTGCAGTTCCGCCCGCTGTTAGAAGAAGATCCAACCATCACATCGGTATTATCTAAAGAAGAAATAGACGATGCCTTTGATTATCATCATCATTTGAAAAACGTTGACGTGATATTCAAACGAGTAGGTTTGGAATAA
- the purK gene encoding 5-(carboxyamino)imidazole ribonucleotide synthase yields the protein MVKPLLPGSTIGIVGGGQLGRMMAISAKEMGFKVGVLDPVSDCPAAQVADWHIESVYDDTFALKELARRTDVITYEFENVSVEALNAILPMSFIPQGTDLLAITQDRLLEKSFLETNNIVIAPYATIVSPTDIQDAIDGIGYPCVLKTTRGGYDGKGQYVLKSRADLAPAMDLLREGTCVLEAWIPFEKEISIMVAGNGQGDFTTFPVVENIHHNNILHETIAPAAIDQDVIEEAERIARVIAEAVSLSGVLGVEMFLTKTGGLYVNELAPRPHNSGHYSIEACSMSQFDAHIRGICGWPLGEKVRLISNAVMVNVLGEQLLESYRLIENKPDWQFHFYGKKQAKKGRKMGHITILTEDIQQTLEEIKQTNIWD from the coding sequence TTGGTTAAACCTTTGTTGCCTGGTTCAACGATCGGGATCGTCGGTGGCGGTCAATTAGGTCGTATGATGGCGATTAGTGCAAAAGAAATGGGCTTTAAAGTAGGTGTGCTGGATCCTGTGAGCGATTGTCCAGCCGCACAAGTTGCAGATTGGCACATTGAAAGTGTCTATGATGACACCTTTGCGCTGAAAGAGCTTGCCAGAAGAACAGATGTCATTACCTATGAATTCGAAAACGTCAGTGTAGAGGCGTTAAATGCGATTTTACCCATGTCATTTATTCCTCAAGGGACAGACTTGCTTGCGATTACGCAAGACCGCCTGTTAGAAAAATCTTTTTTGGAAACGAACAACATCGTGATTGCTCCTTATGCAACGATTGTCAGTCCGACGGATATCCAAGATGCGATTGACGGGATCGGCTATCCTTGTGTTTTGAAAACCACTCGAGGCGGCTATGATGGCAAGGGGCAGTATGTTTTGAAAAGTCGGGCGGATCTAGCTCCTGCCATGGACCTTTTAAGAGAAGGAACCTGTGTTTTAGAAGCATGGATCCCGTTTGAAAAAGAGATTTCGATCATGGTGGCAGGAAATGGTCAAGGAGATTTCACGACTTTTCCGGTCGTGGAAAACATCCACCACAACAATATTCTTCATGAAACGATTGCTCCAGCCGCGATTGATCAGGATGTGATCGAGGAGGCTGAGCGTATTGCCCGTGTGATTGCAGAAGCAGTGAGCCTTTCAGGTGTTTTAGGGGTAGAAATGTTTTTAACAAAAACAGGCGGGCTATATGTGAATGAATTAGCTCCTCGTCCTCACAATTCTGGACATTATTCTATTGAAGCTTGTTCTATGAGTCAGTTCGATGCCCATATTCGAGGTATTTGTGGTTGGCCATTAGGAGAAAAAGTACGTTTGATAAGCAATGCAGTAATGGTCAATGTTTTGGGAGAACAACTGCTGGAAAGCTATCGCTTGATTGAGAATAAGCCAGACTGGCAATTCCATTTCTATGGAAAAAAACAAGCAAAAAAAGGTCGCAAGATGGGACATATCACTATCTTGACAGAAGACATCCAGCAAACGCTGGAAGAAATCAAACAAACGAATATTTGGGATTAG
- the purE gene encoding 5-(carboxyamino)imidazole ribonucleotide mutase: MTAKISVIMGSTSDWETMKEACQILEEFGVSYEKKVVSAHRTPDLMFEYAQNARKKGIKIIIAGAGGAAHLPGMVASKTTLPVIGVPVQSRTLNGLDSLLSIVQMPGGVPVATTAIGKAGAINAGLLAIQMLSMYDLELEAKLAERRSMLAKTVIESSDQLG, encoded by the coding sequence ATGACAGCAAAAATCTCTGTGATTATGGGGAGTACTTCAGATTGGGAAACAATGAAAGAAGCATGTCAAATATTGGAAGAATTCGGTGTGTCTTATGAAAAAAAGGTCGTTTCTGCTCATCGAACCCCAGATTTGATGTTTGAATATGCACAAAACGCTCGAAAAAAAGGAATCAAAATCATTATTGCAGGAGCAGGGGGAGCCGCGCATCTGCCGGGTATGGTCGCATCAAAAACAACTTTGCCGGTTATCGGTGTACCGGTCCAATCACGAACATTAAATGGTTTGGATTCGCTTCTTTCGATTGTCCAAATGCCTGGAGGAGTACCTGTAGCTACTACAGCAATCGGAAAAGCGGGAGCAATTAATGCTGGACTACTTGCGATACAGATGCTTTCCATGTATGATTTAGAATTGGAGGCTAAATTGGCTGAAAGACGTTCAATGTTGGCTAAAACTGTTATAGAAAGTAGTGATCAACTTGGTTAA